Proteins from a genomic interval of Aestuariirhabdus haliotis:
- a CDS encoding arsenate reductase (azurin) small subunit — MSLFKKAKKTDKETAKEHGKCMLSRRNFLMYSSTAAVSASVISVNLFPGTAQAANMNARVVSYPRKKVANLSELKTNKPIDFNYPDDGPQTQCMIAKMGVQAGGGVGSDKDIVAFSYMCTHQGGPLQNTYRATDEHRTLGQCPFHLSLFDLRRHGIIVSGQAYESLPQVLLEIQGDEVYAVGMLGLLFGRNHNLVSG, encoded by the coding sequence ATGAGCCTTTTCAAAAAAGCGAAAAAGACGGATAAGGAAACCGCGAAGGAACATGGCAAGTGCATGCTGTCGCGTCGTAACTTCCTGATGTACAGCAGCACCGCGGCGGTATCGGCCAGTGTGATCAGCGTTAACCTGTTCCCCGGTACGGCACAGGCGGCCAATATGAATGCCCGCGTTGTCAGCTATCCCCGTAAAAAGGTGGCCAACCTGAGCGAGCTGAAAACCAATAAGCCGATTGATTTCAACTACCCCGATGACGGCCCACAAACCCAGTGCATGATCGCCAAGATGGGCGTTCAGGCCGGTGGTGGTGTGGGTTCCGACAAGGATATCGTTGCCTTCAGCTATATGTGTACCCACCAGGGTGGCCCGTTGCAAAACACCTATCGTGCCACCGATGAGCACCGCACCCTGGGACAGTGCCCATTCCACCTGTCGCTGTTCGACCTGCGTCGCCACGGCATCATCGTATCGGGTCAGGCCTATGAGAGCCTGCCCCAGGTGTTGCTGGAAATTCAGGGTGACGAAGTTTACGCGGTGGGCATGCTGGGCTTGTTATTCGGCAGAAACCACAACTTGGTGAGCGGCTAG
- a CDS encoding cytochrome-c peroxidase translates to MNIIKKASLKRLATTLAGSSLLIAISASAAMAPAPLAPLGEPPIPPDNKQTEAKIELGKILFFDGRLGGDGSTACSACHLPSAGWDWPADISLGYPGTVHWRNSQTIINSAYYGKLFWAGSANSLEKQAKSAAKGAVAGNGENDIMEARLALIPEYRERFQDVFGDQWPKVGNAWMAIAAFERTLVQTDTPVDNYLRGDKKALSKQQLNGKTLFEGKAGCIQCHSGALATNEAYYNIGVPANKTWETDALRQITFRYELYAKGSYEESYRKLKGDPGLYFRGKIKSQQGKFRVPSLRYTKYTAPYMHNGTVATLKDVVEFYNRGGKMADGSTTEFPETKSQLIQPLNLSESEVDDLVAFIEGFSGDRITMDTPKMPPYAPLFTKEQLMEATK, encoded by the coding sequence ATGAACATCATCAAGAAAGCCAGTCTTAAGCGCCTGGCAACTACCTTGGCGGGATCCAGCCTGCTCATCGCAATCAGCGCCAGCGCTGCGATGGCACCTGCGCCTTTAGCACCACTCGGCGAGCCGCCTATTCCACCCGATAACAAACAAACCGAGGCCAAAATTGAACTGGGTAAAATCCTGTTCTTCGACGGTCGTCTGGGCGGTGACGGTTCTACCGCATGCTCAGCCTGCCACCTGCCTTCCGCCGGTTGGGACTGGCCTGCCGATATCTCTCTGGGCTATCCCGGCACCGTCCACTGGCGTAACAGCCAAACCATTATCAACTCGGCGTACTACGGCAAGTTGTTCTGGGCGGGCTCCGCTAACTCTCTGGAAAAACAGGCCAAGAGTGCCGCCAAGGGTGCTGTAGCCGGTAACGGTGAAAACGACATCATGGAAGCGCGCCTGGCGCTGATTCCGGAATATCGTGAGCGTTTTCAGGATGTGTTTGGCGACCAGTGGCCCAAGGTGGGCAACGCCTGGATGGCGATCGCCGCCTTCGAGCGTACCCTGGTGCAAACCGATACCCCGGTTGATAACTACCTGCGAGGCGATAAGAAGGCGCTTAGCAAGCAGCAACTGAACGGAAAGACGTTGTTTGAAGGCAAAGCCGGTTGTATCCAGTGCCACAGTGGTGCGCTGGCAACCAACGAGGCCTATTACAACATCGGTGTACCGGCCAACAAAACCTGGGAAACCGACGCCCTGCGCCAGATCACTTTCCGCTACGAACTCTACGCCAAGGGTTCCTACGAGGAGTCCTACCGCAAGCTGAAAGGCGATCCTGGTCTGTACTTCCGCGGCAAGATCAAATCACAGCAAGGCAAGTTCCGTGTGCCATCTCTGCGTTATACAAAGTATACGGCGCCCTATATGCATAACGGGACAGTGGCGACTCTCAAGGATGTGGTCGAGTTTTATAACCGCGGCGGCAAGATGGCCGACGGCAGCACCACAGAGTTCCCAGAGACCAAGAGCCAGTTGATCCAGCCTTTGAACCTCAGCGAATCTGAAGTGGATGATCTGGTGGCCTTTATCGAAGGTTTCTCCGGTGACAGGATCACCATGGATACCCCCAAGATGCCGCCTTACGCACCACTATTTACCAAAGAACAGTTAATGGAGGCCACCAAATGA
- a CDS encoding cytochrome-c peroxidase, translating into MAKSTAPLKIAAAVTMGLALLASHGASADQMGPLPALKVNEAKAALGKRLFFDKRLSGDSAISCATCHQPDNGYSSKEALSPGYPGNGHFRNAPTLVNVAHKKRWMHDGRLGTNLNDVTREMITEDYIMNMDMRLMQERIKQDPVYVQMFKDAGYGEPSNGSVRKAIPEYLQTLTSRNAPADTGNMNDSAKRGMKLFSGKAGCASCHSGALYSDGKMHNTGVPENWDVFLDPNNHQAFIAFTMFMGIENYMNLKRDPGGHVIQKKADRSDMGTFMTPTLRELKYTAPYMHNGMIKTLDEVVAFYNQGGGQDRLKDPRIKPLNLNAQEQKDLVSFLESLSGDQLTTTEHVYQDTDTYKYRTIENWKQVRN; encoded by the coding sequence ATGGCTAAATCCACCGCTCCCCTCAAGATCGCGGCCGCAGTCACCATGGGCCTGGCATTGCTTGCCAGCCATGGCGCCAGCGCCGATCAAATGGGGCCATTACCAGCACTGAAGGTCAACGAGGCAAAAGCCGCGTTGGGTAAGCGACTGTTCTTTGATAAACGTTTGTCTGGCGATAGTGCAATTTCTTGTGCGACCTGCCACCAGCCCGATAACGGCTATTCATCCAAAGAGGCACTGTCTCCGGGTTATCCCGGCAACGGCCATTTCCGTAATGCACCAACCCTTGTCAACGTAGCGCACAAGAAGCGCTGGATGCATGACGGCCGGCTCGGCACCAACCTGAACGATGTGACCCGTGAAATGATCACGGAAGACTACATCATGAACATGGATATGCGCCTGATGCAGGAACGCATCAAGCAGGATCCTGTTTATGTGCAGATGTTTAAAGACGCCGGCTACGGCGAACCTTCCAATGGTAGCGTTCGTAAAGCCATCCCGGAATACCTGCAAACCCTCACTTCGCGCAATGCACCCGCCGATACCGGTAACATGAACGACTCTGCCAAGCGCGGTATGAAACTGTTTAGCGGTAAAGCAGGCTGTGCCTCTTGCCACAGTGGTGCGCTCTACAGCGATGGCAAAATGCACAATACCGGCGTGCCTGAAAACTGGGACGTATTCCTCGACCCCAACAACCACCAGGCTTTTATCGCCTTTACCATGTTTATGGGCATCGAGAACTACATGAACCTGAAGCGCGATCCCGGTGGTCACGTTATTCAGAAAAAGGCCGACCGCAGCGATATGGGAACCTTTATGACCCCAACCCTGCGTGAACTGAAGTACACCGCCCCCTATATGCATAACGGCATGATCAAGACCCTGGACGAGGTAGTTGCCTTCTATAACCAGGGTGGTGGCCAGGACCGTTTGAAAGATCCTCGCATCAAGCCTCTGAACCTGAACGCGCAAGAGCAAAAGGATCTGGTGAGCTTCCTCGAGTCCCTGTCCGGTGATCAGCTGACCACGACTGAGCATGTTTACCAGGACACGGATACCTACAAGTACAGGACCATCGAAAACTGGAAACAGGTCCGCAACTAG